The Tautonia marina genome contains a region encoding:
- a CDS encoding ParB/RepB/Spo0J family partition protein, with translation MPEPVHEQIEYLPRIRIVPDPDQPRERIDPEHVGRLAKSLIERGKMLNPIRTRFDPALGKDVIVAGHQRWLAAEQAGFDLVPVIRSKGTLSPLDILVEQVVDNEVREGLRPCELARALDEIRRQSGGKSNAELAGQLGLNPSDFTVADALLSLSPARQQDVDAGLVGKQTAYYLARIDDPAMQDELWEQARSGQLNKEQAKAAVRSRAAHHNTKAGAGSGRITVKASGMSLTYRAEDGGLDGLLEALDTLRKEVRRGIDQGWDAKAFSRQMKNKVS, from the coding sequence ATGCCAGAGCCCGTACACGAACAGATCGAATACCTGCCGCGCATAAGGATCGTGCCCGACCCCGACCAGCCGCGCGAGCGGATCGACCCGGAGCACGTCGGGCGGCTCGCCAAGAGCCTGATCGAGCGCGGCAAGATGCTCAATCCCATCCGCACCCGCTTCGATCCGGCGCTCGGCAAGGATGTCATTGTCGCCGGGCACCAGCGCTGGCTCGCCGCCGAACAGGCCGGTTTCGACCTGGTGCCGGTGATCCGATCGAAGGGCACGTTGTCGCCGCTCGATATCCTCGTCGAGCAGGTGGTGGATAACGAAGTCCGCGAAGGCCTGCGGCCGTGCGAGCTCGCCCGGGCGCTTGACGAGATCCGCCGCCAGTCGGGGGGCAAGAGCAACGCGGAGCTTGCAGGCCAGCTCGGGCTGAACCCCAGCGACTTTACCGTGGCGGATGCGTTGCTCTCACTTAGTCCGGCCCGGCAGCAGGATGTTGATGCGGGGCTCGTGGGCAAGCAGACGGCCTATTACCTCGCCCGCATCGACGATCCGGCCATGCAGGATGAACTCTGGGAGCAGGCCCGCAGCGGCCAGCTCAACAAGGAGCAGGCAAAGGCAGCAGTCCGCTCGCGGGCCGCGCACCACAACACGAAGGCCGGGGCCGGAAGCGGCCGTATCACGGTGAAGGCCAGCGGCATGAGCCTGACCTACCGGGCGGAGGATGGCGGCCTCGACGGCCTGCTTGAAGCACTCGATACGCTGCGTAAGGAAGTGCGGCGTGGCATCGATCAGGGCTGGGATGCCAAGGCGTTCTCGCGGCAGATGAAGAACAAGGTTTCGTAA
- a CDS encoding DNA-methyltransferase: MPAPRPSPGGISIAWACLPWNGGGHHAVWHCNVERDQVHPTQKPLRLLCDWVRLFSDPGETVLDPFAGSGTTGIACLRLGRRFIGIERDPEYFEAMCRRIERELGRPRLFLPEPLPPPTQTTLF, translated from the coding sequence CTGCCCGCGCCCAGGCCTTCACCTGGAGGAATTTCAATCGCATGGGCCTGCCTGCCGTGGAACGGCGGCGGCCACCACGCGGTCTGGCATTGCAACGTCGAACGCGACCAGGTGCACCCGACGCAAAAGCCGCTCCGGCTGCTGTGCGACTGGGTCCGCCTGTTCAGCGACCCCGGGGAAACCGTGCTCGACCCGTTCGCGGGCTCGGGCACCACCGGCATCGCCTGCCTCCGGCTCGGCAGGCGCTTCATCGGCATCGAACGCGACCCGGAATACTTCGAGGCCATGTGCCGGCGTATCGAACGTGAGCTGGGCCGGCCCCGGCTGTTCCTGCCGGAGCCGCTACCCCCACCAACGCAAACAACCCTGTTCTGA
- a CDS encoding type IV secretory system conjugative DNA transfer family protein — protein sequence MGRSSTMARVLFIFDEARQLGRMRELQNIVSLLRGYEVSSWWFWQDIDQVRECFPEPSEFWSNMDVQTYHGLNDYTSAEAISKRLGEATIQVLSHQEGTSWSKPATVAFEQPQAGSLTTSRNVSTSEVARHLLKPDEVLNLPRSCFLAFVSGTPPICGELVRYYNAPEFRRGRYARPQPIGLRAGLRALSVLLLSCLYGAGVGAFALGLHETPPVMTTPEAPAQASPTGMPGRYGEAPQPFSGRKEKSYGSTRQPYPRTAGYRSW from the coding sequence ATGGGGCGAAGCTCAACCATGGCTAGGGTCTTATTCATTTTCGATGAGGCGAGGCAGCTCGGGCGCATGCGCGAGCTCCAGAACATCGTGTCCCTGCTCCGGGGGTATGAGGTTTCGAGCTGGTGGTTCTGGCAGGACATCGACCAGGTCAGGGAATGCTTTCCCGAGCCTTCTGAATTCTGGTCGAACATGGATGTCCAGACCTATCACGGCCTGAACGATTACACCTCCGCCGAAGCGATCAGCAAACGGCTGGGTGAAGCGACGATCCAGGTGCTCTCCCACCAGGAAGGCACCTCCTGGTCGAAGCCAGCGACCGTTGCCTTCGAGCAGCCGCAGGCCGGCTCCTTGACCACCAGCCGGAATGTCAGCACTTCGGAGGTGGCACGCCACCTCCTGAAGCCCGATGAAGTGCTGAACCTCCCTCGCAGCTGCTTCCTCGCCTTCGTTTCCGGCACCCCGCCGATCTGCGGCGAGCTGGTGCGCTATTACAACGCGCCCGAGTTCCGGCGCGGCCGCTACGCCAGGCCGCAGCCGATCGGCCTCAGGGCCGGGCTCCGGGCGCTTTCCGTCCTGCTGCTTTCCTGCCTCTACGGGGCCGGGGTCGGCGCGTTCGCGCTCGGCCTGCACGAAACGCCCCCCGTGATGACGACCCCGGAGGCACCAGCGCAGGCCTCGCCTACCGGCATGCCCGGGCGGTACGGCGAGGCACCTCAACCCTTTTCCGGGCGCAAGGAGAAGTCCTATGGCAGCACAAGGCAACCCTACCCCCGCACGGCAGGATACCGGAGCTGGTGA
- a CDS encoding helix-turn-helix domain-containing protein has translation MTVAEAARRLEVSPSLVYSLVASGRLGCYRIGHGRGMIRISEGHIEEYLHQSERGREAAPPPPAPVAPRNLKHIRLR, from the coding sequence ATGACCGTTGCCGAGGCCGCACGGAGGCTGGAAGTCTCGCCGTCGCTGGTTTACAGCCTCGTGGCCTCGGGCCGGCTTGGCTGTTACCGCATCGGCCACGGCCGGGGGATGATCCGTATATCCGAGGGGCACATCGAGGAATATTTGCACCAGTCCGAACGCGGCAGGGAAGCCGCGCCCCCTCCCCCCGCGCCGGTGGCGCCCCGCAACCTCAAGCACATCCGCCTGCGTTAA
- a CDS encoding DEAD/DEAH box helicase family protein — MATNVIPLPAASGEKAKARDILTAIRTLKSLEAGHRNATPEEARALQRFGGFGPVALGLFPDPVTGRYKDPSWEALGRELEALLSPEEYASAKRTTFNAFYTSPVVIDAMHTAVRRLGLPEHATILEPGCGTGNFLAQAARGTRCIGVELDSLSGRIARALYPEADIRIENFRDTKLPAHSLDAVLGNVPFADVKLDYQGEKLSLHDFFFVKSLDALKPGGVLALVTSHWTLDKQNAAARELMAARADFLGAVRLPSEAFKQEGTRVVTDIVFLRKRAPGDAPQHADGSWLESRPMEVEGASVPINAYFHAHPEMVLGTFCRKDRLYGGDGYSVTGSGNLGEALHEAIRLLPERAPPALTHGAAPAPLPAPQAKPADAARHITEGSFFICEDRAIFQLNDGVAEPVVYGGTALVADGTMTGRRLAALIGLRDKARAVLAAQNEGAPEPERLQARQALNTAYDRFVRAYGPINKTTFSETKDGTVIRRMPNLAKFREDPDAMLVMALEDYDDITGKAEKAAIMERDVVGPTPPITHVASAEEGLLVSLNQRGKVDLPFIAGLYGKPEAAVTQELGDLIYRNPETKAYETADQYLSGDVRAKLKQAVAAGPGYARNVEVLKEVQPPDILPGDIDANLGAPWIPEGDIAAFAAHLFGVQAGDIRIGHLKKDALWTVDANYNATASVAASTDYGTARANGVALFEQALNLKSPVIYDIVRSGDKEERTVNHEETLAAREKQARIKEAFRSFIFADPERTERLVRTYNDTYNNLRPRLFDGSHLGFPGMSQAIHLRAHQEDAVWRGMSSGNSLLAHAVGAGKTFTMAATGMKLKQAGLVQKPMYVVPNHMLEQFGREFMQLYPNAKLLIAGKEDFTKEKRKRLTARIASNDWDGIIVTHSSFERIGMSKEYQEKFLRQQIAEYDELLCERAAHGDGRASRNIIKTIEKQKARREEKLKQLLAEEKKDDGLVFDELGVDHLFVDEAHMFKNLETPTKMERVAGIQTGGSERAFDLFMKARYLGEKHPGHGVTFATGTPISNTMVELYTMQRFLDPEGLESRGLGHFDGWAATFGQVVDAMEISPDGASLKPRSRFAKFVNLPELQGMFRSFADVQTADMLDLPRPQLEGGKPQVVACPMSDEQAALQQKLVERYERIRKEKVDPREDNALAITTDGRKLALDARLLSAEAEGHPGSKVNALADNVASIWEKTKPTRGTQLIFCDIGVNPTAWGYSVYSDIREKLIQCGIPASEIASVGDADTDAKKQSLFEKVRNGSIRVLLGSTQKRGPAPTCRSGWWRSTTSMPRGNRPRSSSARGVSSARATRIRKWRFTAM; from the coding sequence ATGGCAACGAATGTCATCCCCCTACCCGCCGCAAGCGGCGAAAAGGCCAAAGCCCGAGACATCCTCACGGCGATCCGCACCCTCAAATCCCTCGAAGCCGGACACCGGAACGCCACGCCCGAAGAAGCCCGCGCCTTGCAACGCTTCGGCGGCTTCGGGCCGGTGGCGCTTGGCCTTTTCCCCGATCCGGTCACCGGCCGCTACAAAGACCCATCCTGGGAAGCGCTCGGCCGCGAACTCGAAGCGCTGCTCAGCCCGGAGGAATACGCCTCGGCGAAGCGCACCACCTTCAATGCTTTCTACACCTCGCCGGTTGTGATTGATGCTATGCACACGGCGGTGCGACGGCTCGGCCTGCCGGAGCATGCGACCATTTTAGAGCCGGGGTGTGGGACCGGCAACTTCCTGGCGCAGGCCGCACGCGGCACGCGCTGCATCGGGGTGGAGCTCGATAGCCTCTCCGGGCGCATCGCCCGCGCACTTTACCCCGAAGCCGATATTCGCATCGAGAACTTCCGCGACACGAAACTGCCCGCACATTCGCTCGATGCCGTGCTCGGCAACGTGCCGTTTGCGGATGTGAAGCTCGACTACCAGGGCGAGAAACTTTCGCTGCATGACTTCTTCTTCGTCAAATCCCTCGATGCGCTGAAGCCCGGCGGGGTGTTGGCGCTGGTGACCTCGCACTGGACGCTCGACAAGCAAAACGCCGCCGCCCGCGAGCTGATGGCCGCCCGCGCCGACTTCCTCGGCGCGGTGCGCCTGCCCTCGGAAGCGTTCAAGCAGGAAGGCACACGGGTCGTGACCGATATCGTTTTCTTACGCAAACGTGCCCCCGGCGATGCGCCGCAGCACGCCGACGGAAGCTGGCTTGAAAGCCGGCCGATGGAGGTGGAAGGGGCGAGTGTGCCCATCAACGCCTACTTCCATGCCCATCCCGAGATGGTGCTTGGCACCTTCTGCCGCAAAGACCGGCTGTACGGTGGCGACGGCTACAGCGTCACCGGCAGCGGCAATTTGGGGGAAGCGCTGCATGAGGCTATCCGCCTGCTGCCGGAGCGGGCGCCACCGGCCTTAACGCATGGGGCAGCACCTGCGCCCCTCCCTGCCCCGCAGGCAAAGCCGGCCGATGCCGCCCGGCACATCACCGAAGGCAGCTTCTTCATCTGCGAAGACCGCGCCATCTTCCAGCTGAATGACGGGGTGGCAGAACCCGTTGTCTACGGCGGCACGGCGCTCGTGGCCGACGGCACGATGACCGGCAGGCGCCTCGCCGCGCTGATAGGCTTACGCGACAAGGCCCGGGCGGTGCTGGCGGCCCAGAACGAAGGCGCACCGGAGCCGGAGCGGCTCCAGGCGCGGCAGGCGCTGAACACGGCGTATGACCGCTTCGTGCGGGCATACGGGCCGATCAACAAAACCACCTTCTCGGAGACCAAAGACGGCACTGTCATCCGCCGCATGCCAAACCTCGCCAAGTTCCGCGAGGACCCGGATGCGATGCTGGTGATGGCGCTCGAAGACTACGACGACATCACGGGCAAGGCCGAAAAAGCCGCCATCATGGAGCGGGATGTGGTGGGGCCGACCCCGCCCATCACCCATGTGGCGAGCGCCGAGGAAGGCCTGCTGGTCTCGCTCAACCAGCGCGGCAAGGTCGATCTCCCCTTCATCGCCGGGCTTTACGGCAAGCCGGAGGCAGCGGTCACCCAGGAACTGGGCGACCTTATCTACCGGAACCCCGAAACGAAAGCGTATGAGACTGCCGACCAGTACCTCTCCGGCGATGTCCGCGCGAAGCTGAAACAGGCCGTCGCCGCCGGCCCCGGATACGCCCGGAACGTCGAGGTACTGAAGGAAGTGCAGCCACCGGATATCCTGCCGGGCGATATTGACGCGAACCTCGGCGCCCCCTGGATCCCGGAAGGCGATATCGCTGCCTTCGCGGCGCACCTGTTCGGGGTGCAGGCGGGCGACATCCGCATCGGCCACCTGAAGAAAGACGCGCTCTGGACCGTCGACGCGAATTACAACGCCACCGCCTCGGTGGCGGCCTCTACCGATTACGGCACGGCGCGGGCGAACGGCGTTGCGCTCTTCGAGCAGGCCTTAAACCTCAAATCCCCCGTCATCTACGACATTGTCCGCAGCGGCGACAAGGAAGAGCGCACCGTCAACCACGAGGAAACGCTCGCTGCCCGCGAGAAGCAGGCCCGCATCAAGGAAGCCTTCCGCAGCTTCATCTTCGCCGACCCGGAGCGCACCGAGCGGCTGGTCAGGACCTATAACGACACTTACAACAATTTGCGGCCGCGCCTGTTCGATGGCTCGCATCTCGGCTTTCCGGGCATGAGCCAGGCCATCCACCTGCGGGCGCACCAGGAGGATGCGGTCTGGCGCGGCATGAGTTCTGGAAACAGCCTGCTGGCGCACGCTGTTGGCGCCGGGAAGACGTTTACGATGGCCGCCACCGGCATGAAGCTGAAGCAGGCCGGGCTCGTGCAAAAACCGATGTATGTGGTCCCGAACCACATGCTGGAGCAGTTCGGCCGCGAGTTCATGCAGCTTTACCCGAACGCGAAGCTGCTCATTGCGGGCAAGGAAGACTTCACCAAGGAGAAGCGCAAGCGCCTCACCGCCCGCATCGCAAGCAACGACTGGGACGGGATTATCGTCACCCACTCCAGCTTCGAGCGCATCGGCATGTCGAAAGAATACCAGGAAAAGTTCCTGCGCCAGCAGATCGCCGAATACGACGAACTCCTCTGCGAGCGGGCGGCGCACGGCGACGGCCGTGCCTCCCGCAACATCATCAAGACCATCGAAAAGCAAAAAGCCCGCCGCGAAGAAAAGCTGAAGCAGCTGCTCGCGGAAGAAAAGAAGGACGATGGCCTGGTCTTCGACGAGCTGGGGGTGGACCATCTCTTCGTCGATGAGGCGCATATGTTCAAAAACCTCGAAACCCCGACCAAGATGGAGCGTGTGGCCGGCATCCAGACCGGAGGCTCGGAGCGTGCCTTCGACCTCTTCATGAAAGCCCGCTACCTCGGGGAGAAACACCCCGGGCATGGGGTGACGTTTGCGACCGGCACCCCGATCTCAAACACCATGGTCGAGCTCTATACGATGCAGCGCTTCCTCGACCCGGAAGGGCTGGAATCGCGGGGGCTTGGCCACTTCGACGGCTGGGCGGCGACCTTCGGCCAGGTCGTCGATGCCATGGAAATCTCCCCCGACGGGGCATCCCTAAAGCCCCGCTCGCGCTTCGCGAAATTCGTGAACCTCCCGGAATTGCAAGGAATGTTCCGTTCCTTCGCGGATGTGCAGACCGCCGACATGCTCGACCTGCCCCGCCCGCAGCTTGAGGGCGGCAAGCCGCAGGTCGTAGCCTGCCCGATGTCGGACGAACAGGCCGCACTCCAGCAGAAGCTGGTCGAGCGTTATGAGCGCATCCGTAAAGAAAAGGTGGACCCGAGGGAGGATAACGCCCTTGCGATCACCACCGACGGCCGCAAGCTCGCGCTGGATGCGAGGCTGCTTTCTGCGGAGGCCGAAGGCCATCCCGGCTCGAAGGTGAACGCACTCGCGGACAACGTCGCCTCCATCTGGGAGAAAACGAAACCCACACGCGGCACGCAGCTCATCTTCTGCGACATCGGCGTGAACCCGACCGCGTGGGGGTATTCGGTCTATAGCGACATCCGGGAAAAGCTCATCCAGTGCGGCATCCCGGCTTCCGAGATCGCCTCGGTCGGCGATGCCGATACCGACGCCAAGAAGCAAAGCCTGTTCGAGAAGGTGCGCAACGGCAGCATCCGGGTTCTGCTTGGCAGCACACAGAAGAGGGGACCGGCACCAACGTGCAGAAGCGGCTGGTGGCGCTCCACCACGTCGATGCCCCGTGGAAACCGGCCGAGGTCGAGCAGCGCGAGGGGCGTATCCTCCGCCAGGGCAACACGAATAAGGAAGTGGCGATTTACCGCTATGTGA
- a CDS encoding type IV secretory system conjugative DNA transfer family protein, whose protein sequence is MRLKRMRPFTLATKAMGFGYALTVRGTIALSYGVMIGSTGLLIARFPGPGLVVATLGIASQLRRRGKPGSGAYGTARWATTRELIRNRLLGGSEGIILGRADPVAGNALGKLSAIFTTPLADSANAVRRFFAGNGKGELIRVKEFTHAATVAPTGSGKGTSYIIPNLLSHPGSVVIFDPKLENYLRTAQHRAKRFGHQVVLLNFFGHGSIGSDCFNPMDLIDRDSPEALDLCRAMGDAMVERTGEERDPHFNDSASLFISGVIAWVAAHASPTERHLQTVREVLVSPEATAKALQHMATSDAMGGMLRRQAFGISHYRDRELGSVMTTVGRSLQWLDSVGVAKHMRSSTFDPKALRRTGTMSVYICIPEHLIATNRGLLRLLIGSLLRAVTTDGAKLNHG, encoded by the coding sequence ATGCGATTGAAACGTATGCGGCCCTTCACACTGGCCACGAAGGCGATGGGCTTCGGCTATGCGCTCACCGTGCGCGGCACCATCGCCCTGAGCTACGGTGTCATGATCGGCTCGACCGGCCTGCTGATCGCCCGCTTTCCCGGGCCGGGGCTGGTGGTCGCCACCCTCGGCATCGCCAGCCAGCTCCGCCGGAGGGGAAAGCCCGGCTCCGGGGCGTATGGCACTGCCCGCTGGGCCACCACAAGGGAGCTGATCCGCAATCGGCTCCTCGGCGGCAGCGAGGGCATCATCCTCGGCCGCGCCGACCCGGTGGCCGGCAACGCGCTCGGCAAGCTATCTGCGATCTTCACCACGCCGCTTGCTGATTCAGCGAATGCCGTCCGGCGGTTCTTCGCCGGAAACGGCAAGGGCGAGCTGATCCGGGTGAAGGAATTTACCCACGCCGCCACGGTCGCGCCGACCGGCTCGGGCAAGGGTACTTCCTACATCATCCCGAACCTGCTCAGCCATCCGGGCTCGGTCGTCATCTTCGACCCCAAGCTCGAAAACTACCTCCGCACCGCGCAGCACCGGGCCAAACGCTTCGGCCACCAGGTCGTACTGCTCAATTTCTTCGGGCACGGCAGCATCGGCTCGGACTGCTTCAACCCGATGGACCTCATCGACCGTGATTCGCCCGAGGCGCTCGACCTCTGCCGAGCCATGGGCGATGCCATGGTCGAGCGCACCGGCGAGGAGCGCGACCCGCACTTCAACGATTCGGCGTCGCTGTTCATCTCCGGGGTGATTGCCTGGGTCGCCGCCCATGCCAGCCCCACAGAGCGCCACCTCCAGACCGTGCGCGAGGTGCTGGTCTCGCCTGAGGCGACCGCGAAAGCCCTCCAGCACATGGCCACCTCCGATGCGATGGGCGGGATGCTCCGCCGCCAGGCGTTCGGGATTTCGCATTACCGCGACCGCGAGCTCGGCAGCGTGATGACCACCGTCGGCCGCTCCCTCCAGTGGCTCGATTCCGTCGGGGTCGCCAAGCACATGCGCAGCTCCACCTTCGACCCGAAGGCGCTGCGGCGCACAGGAACAATGAGCGTTTACATCTGCATCCCTGAGCATCTCATCGCCACCAACCGGGGCCTGCTCAGGTTGCTCATCGGCTCGCTGCTCAGGGCCGTCACCACCGATGGGGCGAAGCTCAACCATGGCTAG
- a CDS encoding serine/threonine-protein kinase, whose amino-acid sequence MTSGFEAGHLIENYQILDLIGAGGMGVVYKAMHIPLKRVVAVKVLGRSNQGLLADRRFEQEGVSLARLDHPNIARIYDMGQVRGVRFLAMEYVDGSSLSTIITQLSSSDGEGVSLRRLVAGILGGSPGQGAIQPEQKTTAWHAPGKQVDAGSPVTPAARLAIQEREHIEQSCEVACGVAAALAYAHKAGVIHRDVKPGNVLISKGGDVKLVDFGLARAEDDPSYSRTGVPIGTPAYMSPEQVTGRLRVDRRADIYSLGVLLYELLTLSSPFHAPSMAETLHRITTRDVIPSRWLNPAVNPSLEAVVHKAMARDPETRYASAEALGDDIRLAVEGKQVSAPPYRYRYNAGEIAATRPGIVTAVCLLAAFNSLELVRSSLQPTFMFFLNVVLSSAPSAMRWLSGFLLPILVVVSVAVFFRGRRLGLWSLTLAYILIMWRYLDGMLLRLATEREAAFMGANGFGMPFAPERTTISSLIVNYWALAVGCATAALVAWLWLSPAARRWLRLADEARNEYRRIRAHGSVV is encoded by the coding sequence ATGACCTCAGGATTCGAGGCTGGCCATCTGATCGAGAATTATCAGATTCTTGACCTGATCGGCGCGGGGGGCATGGGTGTCGTCTATAAAGCCATGCACATTCCTCTCAAGAGGGTTGTGGCCGTCAAGGTCCTTGGAAGATCGAACCAGGGGCTTCTCGCCGACAGGCGGTTCGAGCAGGAAGGTGTTTCGCTTGCGAGGCTGGACCATCCCAATATCGCACGAATCTATGACATGGGCCAGGTTCGCGGCGTCCGCTTCCTTGCGATGGAATATGTCGATGGGAGTTCACTAAGCACCATCATCACCCAGCTTTCGAGTTCTGACGGAGAAGGGGTTTCCCTTCGTCGGCTCGTTGCGGGCATTCTGGGGGGGAGCCCCGGCCAAGGGGCGATCCAGCCCGAACAAAAGACGACAGCGTGGCATGCACCGGGGAAGCAGGTGGACGCTGGCTCGCCAGTGACCCCTGCGGCCCGCCTGGCAATCCAGGAGCGTGAGCACATCGAGCAATCCTGCGAGGTGGCATGCGGGGTGGCTGCCGCGCTAGCTTACGCCCATAAGGCGGGCGTAATCCACAGGGATGTAAAGCCAGGGAACGTGCTTATCAGCAAGGGTGGCGATGTAAAGTTAGTGGATTTTGGGCTCGCACGAGCTGAGGACGATCCTTCCTACTCGCGAACGGGGGTGCCTATCGGCACGCCAGCCTATATGAGCCCGGAACAGGTTACCGGGAGGCTTCGGGTCGATCGCCGTGCTGACATCTATTCCCTGGGGGTGCTTCTTTACGAATTGCTTACGCTGAGTTCACCGTTCCATGCGCCATCAATGGCTGAAACGCTCCATCGGATCACCACGAGGGATGTCATCCCCTCGCGCTGGTTGAACCCTGCTGTGAACCCCTCATTGGAAGCAGTGGTACACAAGGCCATGGCACGCGATCCAGAAACACGGTACGCGAGTGCCGAAGCACTCGGGGACGATATCCGGCTCGCCGTTGAAGGAAAACAGGTTTCAGCGCCTCCCTACCGCTACCGCTACAATGCTGGCGAGATTGCAGCAACCCGCCCCGGAATTGTAACCGCCGTCTGCCTGCTGGCTGCGTTCAACTCCCTGGAGCTTGTCCGTAGTTCATTGCAACCGACGTTCATGTTCTTCCTTAATGTCGTGCTCTCCAGCGCTCCATCGGCGATGCGATGGCTGAGCGGATTCCTGCTGCCAATCCTGGTGGTGGTATCCGTTGCGGTCTTCTTTCGGGGTAGGAGATTGGGGCTTTGGAGCCTGACGCTGGCGTATATACTTATCATGTGGCGGTATCTTGATGGAATGCTCCTGCGGCTTGCTACCGAGCGGGAGGCTGCTTTCATGGGAGCGAACGGGTTTGGGATGCCGTTCGCCCCGGAACGTACAACCATTAGTTCCCTGATCGTCAATTACTGGGCGCTGGCCGTTGGGTGCGCTACCGCAGCGCTCGTGGCTTGGCTATGGCTCTCCCCAGCGGCGAGGCGCTGGTTACGCCTCGCCGATGAAGCACGCAATGAGTACCGCCGGATCCGGGCACATGGCTCCGTAGTGTAA